A DNA window from Maribellus comscasis contains the following coding sequences:
- a CDS encoding RagB/SusD family nutrient uptake outer membrane protein — MKQLFKTHKILVLTALLFISYSCEEFLDRPTEDNYTIDSFYKTDEQCFQAANVLYSAPWYDFQRGFVWIGDVLAGNMYLGTDNNYQNFNLTSSNEDLANAANSLWLVNGHCNAVIENIRTKAGPDVSEETRNTVTGEAMVWKAMAYFYLVRIWGAIPIIHSNSEIIGAGNATELPKNQIEDVYEYIVRTLLKAIELLPEQNIKGRINKTSAYGLLAKVYLTRSGYGQNGTRNQADLDKAKEYAAKVVNESGLSLEPVYSNLFRISTGNFNEENLLSWRWVASDQWTSQNSLQSDLSLNGFTGLNDSWGTWRGPTIDLQFAFNEDAREPRNNRDDRRKATMMMKDDYYPYFWRHVGGFTCTWDDDNNVAGATFGIGTGANCVKHIVGHFEGDHKDEAGVPARRMATDLATHILRLADVYLIYAEAILGNNETTSDAEALKAFNAVRKRSISAHTDVSSISFEDIFKERRLELALECDNWYDFVRLHYYKPELAKQWLNNQERGSFNGLRQYYDAEIEKSEVTIESFKVNITSDSKFQLPFPEVDLAMNPNLRDDVEPVPFDFSTIEY, encoded by the coding sequence ATGAAACAACTATTTAAAACCCATAAAATACTGGTTTTGACAGCTCTTCTTTTTATTAGCTATTCTTGTGAAGAGTTTCTCGACCGTCCGACTGAAGACAACTATACAATTGACAGCTTTTATAAAACTGATGAGCAGTGTTTTCAGGCTGCCAATGTTTTGTACAGTGCTCCGTGGTACGATTTCCAGAGAGGTTTTGTATGGATTGGTGATGTTTTGGCAGGCAATATGTACCTTGGGACCGATAACAACTACCAGAATTTTAACTTAACTTCTTCAAACGAAGATTTGGCAAACGCTGCCAATTCACTTTGGCTGGTAAATGGCCATTGTAACGCAGTTATCGAAAACATCAGAACCAAAGCCGGTCCCGATGTGAGTGAAGAAACAAGAAATACGGTAACCGGAGAAGCAATGGTGTGGAAAGCAATGGCTTACTTTTACCTGGTTCGCATCTGGGGAGCCATCCCGATTATTCACAGCAACAGCGAAATAATTGGAGCAGGAAATGCCACCGAACTTCCTAAAAATCAAATTGAAGACGTTTATGAATACATCGTTCGCACATTGCTGAAAGCAATTGAACTTCTTCCGGAACAAAACATAAAAGGGAGAATCAACAAAACCTCAGCTTACGGACTTCTGGCAAAAGTGTATTTAACCCGTTCGGGATACGGACAAAATGGAACACGCAATCAGGCGGATCTTGACAAAGCGAAAGAATATGCAGCCAAAGTAGTTAATGAGAGCGGACTTTCCCTGGAACCGGTATACAGTAATCTTTTCCGAATCTCAACCGGAAATTTCAACGAGGAAAATCTACTTTCATGGCGCTGGGTAGCTTCAGACCAGTGGACTTCACAAAACTCTTTACAATCCGATTTATCGTTAAACGGTTTTACAGGCCTGAACGATTCCTGGGGAACCTGGCGTGGCCCGACAATCGATCTCCAGTTTGCTTTTAATGAAGATGCCCGTGAACCACGAAACAATCGTGACGACCGCAGAAAGGCTACAATGATGATGAAAGACGATTATTATCCCTACTTCTGGCGTCATGTTGGAGGTTTTACCTGTACATGGGACGATGATAACAACGTTGCCGGAGCAACTTTTGGTATCGGTACGGGGGCAAATTGCGTAAAGCACATCGTTGGCCACTTTGAAGGCGACCACAAAGACGAAGCAGGGGTTCCTGCACGCAGAATGGCCACCGACCTGGCAACCCATATTTTACGCCTGGCTGATGTTTACCTGATATATGCCGAAGCAATTCTCGGAAACAATGAAACCACAAGTGATGCAGAAGCATTAAAAGCTTTTAACGCAGTTCGCAAACGTTCCATCTCAGCACATACCGATGTCTCGTCAATTTCTTTTGAAGATATTTTTAAAGAGCGCAGACTGGAGCTCGCACTTGAATGTGACAACTGGTATGATTTTGTACGACTGCACTATTACAAACCGGAATTGGCAAAACAGTGGCTAAATAACCAGGAAAGAGGGTCTTTTAACGGATTACGTCAGTATTATGATGCCGAGATTGAAAAATCGGAAGTTACAATTGAATCGTTCAAGGTAAACATTACCAGCGATTCCAAATTCCAGCTGCCGTTTCCGGAAGTCGATCTGGCAATGAATCCCAACCTGAGAGATGACGTGGAACCTGTTCCATTTGATTTCAGTACTATTGAATACTAA
- a CDS encoding glycan-binding surface protein, which produces MEIKKYFSNKIPVAFIFLVLSGLFSGILFQSCENDDDDVTAPDATPVVRYIRLTEPEKSDSLVTHAFMGNTVAIIGENLGAVVEVWFNDQQAILNTSFITNTSIIVTIPNEIPEIVTDQIRLITKGEVESTHPFGVDVPAPMVASMLCEYVEDGNDALIRGNFFLDDPNKPLQVFFPGNLEAEIKSVTINEIVVTVPEGAGVGPVTVKSLYGSSRSSFYFRDDRNFILDWDNLTAAGGWRSGKIGNSNPDPIDGNYVRFQGDMPADASSKWDEDSFSFNLWNQANGRSDEPFYSDDLSKAVLKFECYVVEPWKSAALQMIFTPYSTSGTNSYLADTSVPRALWTPWTETGSYQTEGWTTVSVPLSSFKYTHEGQTSANSLTNDMLGGLTFFVWHGGLTGEDCTIHMCIDNIRVVPE; this is translated from the coding sequence ATGGAAATAAAAAAATATTTTTCAAATAAGATTCCGGTTGCCTTTATTTTTCTCGTCCTGTCCGGTTTATTTTCCGGAATACTGTTTCAGTCATGCGAGAATGATGATGACGATGTGACTGCTCCGGATGCAACACCTGTTGTACGCTACATCAGGTTAACCGAACCCGAAAAGTCCGACTCGCTGGTTACTCATGCTTTTATGGGAAATACGGTGGCAATTATTGGTGAAAACTTAGGTGCCGTAGTTGAAGTTTGGTTTAACGACCAGCAAGCCATCCTAAATACCAGTTTTATAACCAATACAAGTATTATCGTTACAATTCCAAACGAAATTCCTGAAATTGTAACCGACCAAATAAGGCTTATCACAAAAGGCGAGGTTGAATCTACACATCCGTTTGGCGTAGATGTACCTGCACCAATGGTAGCTTCTATGTTGTGCGAATATGTAGAAGATGGTAACGATGCTCTCATCCGGGGAAACTTCTTTCTCGACGACCCCAATAAACCACTTCAGGTATTTTTCCCGGGGAACCTCGAAGCCGAAATAAAAAGCGTAACCATTAATGAGATTGTAGTAACCGTTCCTGAAGGAGCAGGAGTTGGCCCGGTAACCGTAAAATCATTATACGGCTCAAGCCGTTCCTCATTCTATTTCCGCGATGACCGCAATTTTATCCTCGACTGGGACAATTTAACAGCAGCCGGAGGATGGCGTTCAGGTAAGATAGGTAATTCAAATCCGGACCCGATTGATGGGAACTATGTTCGTTTTCAGGGCGACATGCCCGCTGATGCTTCCAGTAAATGGGACGAAGACAGTTTTAGTTTTAACTTGTGGAACCAGGCAAACGGCCGTTCCGATGAACCATTTTATTCGGATGATTTAAGCAAAGCGGTACTAAAATTTGAATGTTATGTTGTTGAACCATGGAAATCGGCTGCTTTGCAAATGATTTTTACACCTTATTCAACAAGCGGAACCAACAGTTATCTTGCTGACACGAGCGTGCCCCGTGCCCTTTGGACTCCCTGGACTGAAACCGGATCTTACCAAACCGAAGGATGGACTACAGTGTCTGTTCCACTAAGCAGCTTTAAATATACGCATGAAGGACAAACCAGTGCCAATTCTCTTACAAATGATATGCTGGGAGGACTTACATTTTTTGTTTGGCATGGCGGACTTACAGGAGAAGATTGCACCATACACATGTGTATCGACAATATCCGAGTTGTACCTGAATAG
- a CDS encoding glycan-binding surface protein, translated as MQTKFKKYINRGLLFLTLASVAILSMFISCDKEDENEISGVVLESFGPMPIARGAELMFIGYNLNQVSAVVLPSNIEITSFNEKTSDLLTLTIPQDAVEGLITLKTPQGDITTKTPITYSEPISIDNFSPTSLKAGQEITISGDYLNLVKEIIFTDRIAIGDTAFTSQSRKELKLVVPQEAQTGKIAISNGAEEPIIIYSSAELTVTLPAFATISPNPVKAGSSLTITGTNLDLVKQIVLGGDKTIAEFISHSETTIELSVPEDTQDGKITMFPASMVGVESSEDLMLVLPTVAVSTTTIKNGQEITVTGTDLYLVDKVLFGGDVEGSIASATETEMKVVVPDAAVTGIIRFTTKAQKEVSGPEITIIDPVFSSFSPGESKANNTITIEGTDLDLVVDVKFAGEVSGVIESQTETQLQVTVPVGASSGLIRLIAKNGNLIVSSSEITITANLPEITGFSEPKGTPGEILTIEGSNLLLIKELIFPGDIKATAYGVKTDEMVQVYVPIDVEKGYGNITIITYEGEQGLSPELFIGGTDPITDETIIVMDFEQHGDHNGYWDSGWSGNTEILEENGNIFLRVNGALDGWILNCNHQANGAPAPVINNVEDYVLKFDIRIEEGVTGAENAQLQFVFADQWNYWYGAGLLPATTNGDWITVSVPVSTWGLTGTFDLSSGTNGLYGGVVPAGVSLDNLRFDPK; from the coding sequence ATGCAAACAAAATTCAAAAAATATATCAATAGGGGCTTGCTGTTTCTAACGCTTGCCTCTGTCGCAATCCTTTCGATGTTTATATCTTGCGATAAGGAAGATGAAAATGAAATAAGCGGAGTTGTTCTTGAAAGCTTTGGCCCAATGCCTATTGCAAGGGGCGCAGAATTAATGTTTATTGGTTATAATCTTAATCAGGTATCAGCTGTAGTTTTGCCATCAAATATTGAAATTACATCCTTCAACGAAAAAACATCTGACCTGTTAACGTTAACTATTCCGCAAGATGCAGTGGAAGGGTTAATTACTTTAAAAACTCCACAAGGTGACATTACAACTAAAACTCCAATAACCTATTCTGAACCAATTTCAATTGACAATTTTTCTCCTACATCCTTAAAAGCCGGACAGGAAATAACCATCAGCGGCGACTATTTGAATCTTGTAAAGGAAATTATTTTCACCGACCGTATTGCGATCGGCGATACAGCTTTCACAAGTCAAAGCAGGAAAGAATTGAAATTAGTTGTTCCGCAAGAAGCACAAACAGGCAAAATTGCCATTTCAAATGGAGCGGAAGAACCTATTATTATTTACTCAAGCGCTGAACTAACCGTAACATTGCCCGCTTTTGCAACAATATCTCCAAACCCGGTTAAAGCAGGCTCTTCTTTGACCATTACCGGTACCAACCTTGATTTGGTAAAACAAATAGTATTGGGGGGAGATAAAACAATTGCAGAATTTATAAGTCATTCAGAAACGACAATCGAACTTTCGGTTCCTGAAGATACTCAGGATGGTAAAATAACTATGTTTCCTGCATCAATGGTGGGTGTTGAATCATCAGAGGATTTAATGCTGGTGCTACCCACTGTCGCTGTTTCTACAACAACAATCAAAAACGGACAGGAAATAACAGTAACCGGAACCGATTTGTACCTCGTAGATAAAGTTCTTTTCGGAGGCGACGTTGAAGGAAGTATTGCCAGCGCTACTGAAACCGAAATGAAGGTCGTTGTCCCGGATGCTGCGGTTACCGGAATAATACGTTTTACAACAAAAGCACAAAAAGAAGTTAGCGGGCCGGAAATTACAATTATTGATCCTGTTTTCTCATCTTTTAGCCCGGGCGAATCAAAAGCCAATAATACCATAACCATCGAAGGAACCGATTTGGACTTGGTTGTTGACGTGAAGTTTGCCGGTGAGGTTTCCGGAGTGATAGAATCTCAAACTGAAACCCAGTTGCAGGTTACTGTTCCCGTGGGCGCGTCCAGCGGGTTGATCCGACTAATTGCCAAAAATGGCAACCTGATTGTTTCATCTTCCGAAATTACGATTACAGCCAACTTGCCTGAGATTACAGGGTTTTCAGAACCCAAAGGTACTCCCGGAGAAATTCTGACCATCGAAGGATCCAACCTTCTTTTAATAAAAGAACTAATCTTCCCGGGCGATATCAAGGCAACGGCGTACGGCGTAAAAACCGATGAAATGGTTCAGGTGTATGTGCCAATTGATGTTGAAAAAGGATACGGAAATATTACAATTATTACGTACGAAGGTGAACAAGGTTTATCTCCTGAACTATTTATTGGAGGTACCGATCCGATTACAGACGAAACGATTATTGTAATGGATTTTGAGCAACACGGCGATCACAACGGGTACTGGGATTCAGGCTGGAGTGGAAATACTGAGATTCTGGAAGAAAACGGAAATATCTTTCTAAGAGTCAATGGCGCACTCGATGGATGGATATTGAACTGCAATCATCAGGCAAACGGAGCTCCGGCTCCTGTTATAAACAATGTTGAAGACTATGTGCTCAAGTTCGACATTCGTATTGAAGAAGGAGTTACCGGTGCTGAAAATGCACAACTGCAATTTGTGTTTGCCGACCAGTGGAACTACTGGTACGGAGCGGGATTGCTCCCTGCTACCACAAACGGCGACTGGATTACGGTTTCTGTTCCGGTAAGCACCTGGGGATTGACCGGAACATTTGATTTATCATCTGGAACCAATGGCTTGTATGGCGGAGTTGTTCCGGCTGGCGTCAGTTTGGACAATCTGCGATTCGACCCAAAATAA
- a CDS encoding SusC/RagA family TonB-linked outer membrane protein gives MKKKVILILLLFSISSSLFAQKRVTGIVKDAQTSDPIPGVNVSLKGTTVGTVTDFEGNYAISAPSDETVLVFSFIGYKTQEVTVDSQSEINVQLEIETQGLDEVVVVGYGTMKKSDVTGSVVSVSEDKLKGSVVANLDQALQGRAAGITAVQTSGQPGSSVSIRVRGQGTLRADASEPLYVVDGVPIQNVSQSGHSVGLGDAMGNGSVSTFSGLSVLNPSDILSVEILKDASATAIYGSRGANGVVLITTKKGRTGEAKFTYEGYYGVQEQVKRIDVMNLREFAEYSNDWAAETNGRDPRVELQDPSILGEGTNWQDAVFRVAPMQSNQISAMGGTDVVKYFISGSYYTQEGTVIGSDFERFSSRVNLDAQLKSWFKMGTNLMFTKTKENIGLNNSTEGIISVALNSSPDIPIYNTDGSWSGDQREGSPGRVNPIAKALDEENTLKRTSIVGTLYSDINFTKDLTLRTELGVDIGNSNAYHFLPTYEYGTIVNSTNSSSIQYNQNFFWQLKNYLTYNKTFGVHNVTAMVGQEVSEWTYENLRGASTGLSSNDIHLPSLGDPTTMTIGSGKGSGSMASAFTRANYSYDEKYLLTYTFRYDGSSNFGPENRWAPFHAFAASWRINNESFMESLEGKVSNFKIRAGWGQTGNANIGGYRWGASINKMPTGLGQGFRQSNIANPFITWEKQEQYNLGIDLGLFDNRIEMVIDLYDKTSTAMLMDMQLPSYMGTRGNASIRLNPPMGNFGEIENKGVEFTLNTRPFVGEFKWESELSLTRNKNKLLGLDGTPAAHIEGYGQWTDLVSLTEIGESLYNFYGYKVAGIYQNKEDIMNSPKTKAYPDDGNFNRSNTVWPGDIKYEDLSGPDGVPDGVIDEYDRTNIGSPLPKFTFGFNNTFSYKNFELNVFINGSYGNKILNYVGRSLISMESMWNNQLSDAVNRAKLEAVNPDKQYPSVNSTGSTVNDWYEDIDNIQVKNPDTDIPRAIAGDPNDNNRVSDRFIEDGSYLRFKNITLSYYVPKKLLQDLSIDNLRVYSNIQNMWTITKYTGFDPEVGASQTNDNVSGLDNGRYPSPRIYTFGLSITF, from the coding sequence ATGAAAAAAAAAGTAATTCTGATTCTATTGTTATTCTCGATAAGCAGCAGTCTTTTTGCGCAAAAGAGGGTAACAGGGATAGTGAAAGATGCACAGACATCTGACCCTATACCGGGAGTAAATGTGAGTTTAAAAGGAACAACCGTTGGAACAGTTACTGATTTTGAAGGGAATTATGCTATCTCGGCTCCCTCCGACGAAACAGTGCTGGTCTTTTCGTTTATAGGCTACAAAACTCAGGAAGTGACGGTTGACTCGCAATCCGAAATCAATGTACAGCTTGAAATCGAAACGCAGGGGCTCGACGAGGTGGTTGTTGTTGGTTACGGTACGATGAAAAAATCGGACGTAACCGGCTCTGTTGTTTCTGTTTCCGAAGATAAACTTAAAGGTTCTGTGGTTGCCAACCTCGATCAAGCCCTGCAAGGGCGTGCGGCCGGGATCACCGCCGTTCAAACTTCGGGACAACCGGGTTCATCTGTATCAATCCGTGTTCGCGGGCAGGGTACTTTAAGAGCCGATGCTTCCGAACCACTGTATGTAGTGGATGGTGTACCTATTCAAAATGTTAGTCAAAGCGGACATTCTGTCGGATTGGGAGATGCTATGGGAAATGGTAGTGTTTCTACTTTTTCAGGGCTATCGGTTTTAAACCCTTCTGACATTCTTTCTGTAGAAATTTTGAAAGATGCTTCTGCAACAGCCATTTATGGTTCCCGCGGTGCCAATGGAGTAGTACTTATTACTACTAAAAAGGGAAGAACAGGAGAAGCAAAATTTACCTACGAAGGTTATTACGGTGTTCAGGAGCAAGTAAAACGAATTGATGTAATGAATTTACGTGAATTTGCTGAATACAGTAACGACTGGGCCGCCGAAACCAACGGACGTGACCCCCGGGTTGAATTACAGGATCCTTCAATACTTGGTGAAGGAACCAACTGGCAGGATGCTGTTTTCCGTGTAGCGCCAATGCAGAGTAATCAAATAAGCGCCATGGGGGGAACTGATGTTGTCAAATATTTTATTTCCGGAAGCTATTACACTCAGGAAGGTACCGTAATCGGATCTGATTTTGAACGTTTTTCAAGTCGCGTAAATCTCGACGCACAATTAAAATCCTGGTTCAAAATGGGAACCAATCTCATGTTCACAAAAACAAAAGAAAATATTGGGTTGAATAACAGTACCGAGGGAATTATTAGCGTCGCGCTTAATTCTTCACCTGATATTCCGATTTATAATACCGACGGTTCATGGTCTGGCGACCAGAGAGAAGGTTCACCGGGAAGAGTAAATCCGATTGCTAAAGCACTGGATGAAGAAAATACACTCAAAAGAACAAGTATTGTTGGAACGCTTTACAGCGACATCAACTTTACAAAAGATTTAACGTTAAGGACAGAACTTGGCGTTGATATCGGAAATTCAAACGCTTACCATTTTCTACCAACATACGAATACGGTACAATCGTAAATTCTACCAACTCATCCAGCATTCAGTATAACCAGAATTTCTTCTGGCAGTTAAAAAACTATCTCACCTACAATAAAACTTTTGGCGTTCATAATGTAACTGCCATGGTTGGTCAGGAAGTTTCGGAGTGGACATATGAAAATTTGCGAGGTGCCAGCACTGGCCTCTCCAGTAACGATATTCATCTGCCAAGTTTAGGAGATCCAACAACTATGACCATAGGATCGGGAAAAGGAAGTGGTTCAATGGCATCAGCCTTTACACGTGCCAATTATTCCTATGATGAAAAATATTTGCTAACCTATACTTTCCGCTATGACGGTTCCTCCAACTTTGGCCCGGAAAACCGCTGGGCACCTTTCCATGCATTTGCAGCATCGTGGAGAATAAACAACGAATCGTTTATGGAAAGCCTTGAAGGAAAAGTAAGTAACTTTAAAATTCGTGCAGGTTGGGGACAAACGGGTAACGCAAACATTGGCGGATACCGCTGGGGGGCCTCTATAAATAAGATGCCAACCGGACTTGGCCAGGGATTTCGCCAGAGTAACATTGCCAACCCCTTTATTACATGGGAAAAACAGGAACAATACAATTTAGGGATTGACCTGGGTTTATTCGACAACCGCATTGAAATGGTGATTGACCTGTACGATAAAACGTCAACTGCGATGTTGATGGATATGCAATTGCCTTCTTATATGGGAACACGGGGAAATGCTTCCATCCGTCTGAATCCTCCGATGGGTAATTTTGGGGAGATTGAAAACAAAGGGGTAGAATTTACATTGAATACCCGTCCTTTTGTCGGGGAATTTAAATGGGAAAGCGAACTCTCTCTTACCAGAAATAAAAATAAACTGCTTGGACTTGACGGAACTCCTGCTGCTCATATCGAAGGATATGGTCAGTGGACTGATCTCGTAAGTCTTACAGAAATTGGAGAATCACTTTATAATTTCTATGGCTACAAAGTTGCCGGCATTTACCAAAACAAAGAAGACATTATGAATAGCCCGAAAACAAAGGCATATCCTGATGATGGCAACTTTAACCGTTCAAATACAGTTTGGCCCGGAGACATAAAATATGAAGACCTTTCCGGTCCGGATGGCGTTCCTGATGGAGTGATTGATGAATACGACCGCACTAATATTGGCTCGCCGCTACCAAAATTTACTTTTGGTTTTAACAATACATTTAGCTATAAAAATTTCGAGTTAAATGTATTTATTAATGGTTCTTACGGAAACAAAATTTTAAATTATGTAGGAAGAAGTTTAATCAGCATGGAAAGCATGTGGAACAATCAGCTTTCTGACGCTGTTAACCGGGCTAAACTTGAAGCCGTTAATCCGGACAAACAATATCCTTCCGTAAATTCAACAGGCTCCACTGTAAACGACTGGTACGAGGATATTGACAATATACAGGTGAAAAACCCGGATACAGATATCCCCAGAGCAATCGCCGGAGATCCAAATGATAATAACCGTGTCTCCGACCGGTTTATCGAAGACGGTTCATACCTCCGTTTCAAAAACATAACGCTTTCGTACTATGTTCCCAAAAAACTACTTCAAGATTTATCAATCGATAATTTGAGAGTTTATTCCAACATTCAAAATATGTGGACGATTACGAAATATACCGGTTTTGACCCGGAAGTAGGCGCCAGTCAAACAAACGATAATGTGAGCGGATTGGACAACGGCCGTTATCCGTCGCCAAGAATTTACACATTTGGTTTAAGTATAACCTTTTAA
- a CDS encoding glycosyl hydrolase, protein MKKFCLFFWAVTVVSGFGCEENNGGEDIVDNISPQVESVTPSDGETGVSLNSKIVITYSEPITLGNSHQIAVNNKTVDVSVNENQLNIETVLENNTDYSVTISAISVLDLAKNYAEEFSFSFSTKTNNPIEISAELVTKNPSKEAENVYNFLKENYGQKVISASMSNVAWNINEAEWIKQHTGKYPAIASFDYIHLPFSPANWIDYSETAFIEEWWNNNGLVCASWHWNVPSNQGSDNYYFYADETSFKASNATIEGTWENEIVKADLEKISSYIKILKEKNIPLIWRPLHEAAGNIYEYQAGEAWFWWGANGAEAFKQLWIYMFNYFREMELDNLIWVWTTQTNDNDFYPGDNYVDIIGRDVYNNSDANSIAEQFSSIRNEYPNKIVTLSEMGNVATISSQWAAGAKWAYFMPWYDFERTNNLNEADFNQPAHQFANADWWIDAVNQSYVITRDQMPNLK, encoded by the coding sequence ATGAAGAAGTTTTGCCTATTTTTTTGGGCTGTTACAGTAGTTAGTGGTTTTGGTTGCGAGGAAAACAACGGAGGAGAAGATATCGTTGACAATATTTCGCCACAAGTGGAAAGTGTAACACCTTCTGACGGGGAGACCGGAGTTTCGTTGAATTCCAAAATAGTTATTACTTACAGTGAGCCAATAACACTGGGAAATTCCCATCAAATAGCCGTAAATAATAAAACCGTTGATGTGAGTGTAAATGAAAATCAACTTAATATTGAAACTGTATTGGAAAATAATACAGATTACTCCGTTACAATTTCGGCGATTTCTGTACTTGATTTGGCTAAAAATTATGCAGAAGAATTTTCCTTTTCTTTTTCAACAAAAACAAATAACCCGATAGAAATAAGTGCTGAGCTTGTAACTAAAAATCCGTCAAAGGAGGCAGAAAATGTCTATAATTTTTTAAAAGAAAACTATGGCCAAAAAGTAATTTCTGCCTCAATGTCAAACGTAGCGTGGAATATTAATGAAGCAGAATGGATTAAGCAACACACCGGGAAATACCCGGCCATAGCTTCGTTCGACTATATACACCTGCCTTTTTCTCCGGCCAATTGGATTGATTATTCAGAAACAGCATTTATTGAAGAATGGTGGAACAACAACGGCCTTGTTTGCGCCAGCTGGCACTGGAATGTTCCGTCAAACCAGGGGAGTGACAACTATTATTTTTATGCCGATGAAACCTCTTTTAAAGCTTCAAATGCAACAATTGAAGGAACCTGGGAAAATGAAATTGTAAAAGCTGACTTAGAAAAAATTAGCAGCTATATTAAAATACTTAAAGAAAAAAACATTCCATTGATCTGGCGACCATTACACGAAGCCGCAGGAAATATTTATGAATACCAGGCGGGAGAGGCTTGGTTTTGGTGGGGTGCCAACGGAGCAGAAGCTTTTAAACAACTTTGGATTTATATGTTTAACTATTTCCGGGAAATGGAACTTGACAACCTTATATGGGTTTGGACCACGCAAACCAACGACAATGATTTTTACCCCGGTGATAATTATGTTGATATTATTGGCCGGGATGTTTATAATAATTCAGATGCAAATTCAATCGCCGAACAATTTTCCTCTATCCGGAATGAATATCCAAACAAAATAGTCACTTTAAGCGAAATGGGGAATGTGGCAACAATCTCCTCTCAATGGGCTGCAGGGGCAAAATGGGCGTATTTTATGCCTTGGTACGACTTTGAAAGAACGAACAATTTAAATGAAGCTGATTTTAATCAACCCGCTCATCAGTTTGCCAACGCCGACTGGTGGATTGATGCAGTTAATCAAAGCTATGTAATTACACGTGATCAAATGCCAAATCTTAAATAG
- a CDS encoding RNA polymerase sigma-70 factor, giving the protein MSNFSSRNDKQLVSQLIDNDVKAFDELFHRYGDRLFRFSFSLLKNQEDSKEIVQETFYKIWNKRNEIDSSKSFKSFLFTVSYNLIMDQLRLRLKDKEFRQFLEVNFKDNSFCTDHSSDYNFLNHQISEIIEKLPGKRKKIFQLSREKGLSHQEIAEQLGISVKTVENQINLTLKHMRQQLGKDILPVLLFFSLFL; this is encoded by the coding sequence ATGTCCAACTTTTCATCCAGAAACGACAAACAATTGGTTTCGCAACTTATTGACAATGATGTGAAAGCATTTGATGAGCTGTTTCACAGGTACGGTGACAGATTGTTCCGATTTTCATTTTCCCTGCTCAAAAATCAGGAAGATTCAAAAGAAATAGTTCAGGAGACGTTTTACAAAATTTGGAATAAAAGAAATGAAATTGATTCCTCAAAATCGTTCAAATCATTTCTTTTTACTGTTTCATATAATCTGATTATGGATCAGTTAAGGCTCAGACTAAAAGACAAAGAATTCAGACAATTTCTGGAAGTTAATTTTAAAGACAACAGTTTTTGCACCGACCACAGTTCTGATTATAACTTTTTAAATCACCAGATTTCAGAAATCATAGAAAAACTCCCTGGGAAACGAAAAAAAATTTTCCAGTTAAGCAGAGAGAAAGGCCTTTCTCATCAGGAAATTGCAGAACAATTGGGAATATCGGTAAAAACAGTTGAGAACCAGATAAACCTGACATTAAAACATATGAGACAACAACTTGGTAAAGATATTTTACCCGTTTTGTTATTTTTTTCTCTATTCCTCTGA